Proteins from one Anthonomus grandis grandis chromosome 8, icAntGran1.3, whole genome shotgun sequence genomic window:
- the LOC126739062 gene encoding uncharacterized protein LOC126739062, which produces MRVRAEHWQILLELCEANPELITNKFNGPDGKTKGHALWQNVAHKLNSLGFGEKTKDEWRRVLTDWKCKTKAKAAKIKLEINRTGGGAANYIPLSEIENRLLALMGSKAIEGDVNIVELGFVF; this is translated from the exons ATGAGGGTTCGTGCCGAACATTGGCAGATATTGCTAGAACTCTGTGAGGCAAATCCAGAGTtaataacaaacaaatttaatggCCCTGATGGCAAAACAAAGGGGCATGCTCTCTGGCAAAATGTTGCCCATAAATTAAATAGTCTTGGATTTGGTGAAAAAACCAAGGATGAATGGAGAAGG GTATTAACTGATTGGAAGTGCAAAACCAAAGCAAAAGCAGCCaaaataaaactagaaattAATAGAACAGGTGGTGGTGCTGCTAATTATATTCCATTATCAGAAATAGAAAACAGGTTGCTTGCCCTCATGGGCTCCAAAGCTATAGAGGGGGATGTAAATATTGTGGAACTTGGCTTTG ttttttag